The Lycium ferocissimum isolate CSIRO_LF1 chromosome 1, AGI_CSIRO_Lferr_CH_V1, whole genome shotgun sequence genome includes a region encoding these proteins:
- the LOC132053725 gene encoding disease resistance protein Roq1-like isoform X10 has translation MDTLFIQGESSKTQWNHVFLSFRGVDTRKTFTGHLYSRLCQVGINTFIDDEELRKGDVISTKLEKAIEESRVSIVVFSKNYASSSWCLEELVKILECREKLKQVVLPIFYDVDPSKVRRQTDCFGEALARHKQQSFGAQRMDKWKAALTEAANLSGWDLQNVANGHESKFIESIIKQVLQEVNQTPLDVAWHPVGVDSRVEDIELLLQSGCEDEVRMVGIYGTGGIGKTTLANLQPSISTL, from the exons ATGGATACTCTATTTATTCAAGGCGAATCATCTAAAACCCAATGGAATCATGTATTTCTGAGTTTCAGAGGCGTCGACACCCGAAAAACCTTCACTGGTCATCTTTATTCCCGATTGTGCCAAGTCGGAATTAATACCTTCATAGACGATGAGGAATTGAGAAAGGGCGATGTCATTTCAACGAAACTAGAGAAAGCAATTGAAGAGTCTAGAGTTTCCATTGTTGTTTTCTCGAAAAATTATGCTTCGTCTAGTTGGTGTCTTGAAGAACTTGTCAAAATTCTTGAATGCAGAGAGAAGCTAAAGCAGGTAGTTTTGCCTATTTTCTATGATGTTGATCCTTCTAAAGTGCGAAGGCAAACTGACTGCTTTGGTGAAGCTTTGGCTAGACACAAGCAACAATCATTTGGGGCTCAAAGAATGGACAAGTGGAAAGCTGCACTTACTGAAGCTGCAAATTTATCTGGATGGGATTTGCAAAATGTTGCTAATGG GCATGAATCAAAATTTATTGAAAGTATTATAAAACAAGTCCTACAAGAGGTCAACCAGACACCTCTAGATGTTGCTTGGCATCCAGTTGGAGTAGATTCTCGCGTCGAAGATATAGAGTTGCTACTGCAAAGTGGATGTGAAGATGAAGTTCGCATGGTTGGTATATATGGCACTGGTGGAATTGGAAAAACTACTCTTGCAAATCTACAACCAAGCATTTCAACACTTTGA